The Bombus fervidus isolate BK054 chromosome 1, iyBomFerv1, whole genome shotgun sequence genome includes a window with the following:
- the Cysrs gene encoding cysteine--tRNA ligase, cytoplasmic: MAKRLQPSWMPPERKSSSVLKLYNSLTREKEIFVPQFGNHILWYSCGPTVYDASHMGHARSYISFDILRRVLSDYFGYDILYVMNITDIDDKIIKRARQNYLYEKYIEENHTLDEILDDAKYVMCIFEDTVKNTNDTDKKCMLEALLCNVEKAIENLENVVKLKDEEKMKEYQELLLKEARDPLAEWLDKTKGATITEHSIFTKLSQHWEMEFHKDMDSLNILRPNVLTRVSEYIPEIITFIEKIIENGIAYESNGSVYFDVATFDKQDKHYYAKLVPEAYGDTSSLQEGEGDLSGSKVSEKKSPTDFALWKCSKEGEPWWESPWGKGRPGWHIECSVMASIICGESLDIHTGGIDLKFPHHDNEMAQAEAYYNNSNWVKYFLHSGHLTIAGCKMSKSLKNFITIQDALKKHSARQLRLAFLLHSWKDTLDYSDDTMHMAIQYEKFLNEFFLNVKCKIRSLGSETNINTFTKWTKSEVELNEKFYHARDLVHNALCDNIDTRSALDAVRDLVTHCNIYMKEIKQPNTLLLRDVAVYITKMFIIFGVISSHDSIGFPVDNNTANLNVEEVVMPYLEILANFREKVRNHAKALKASSILEECDTLRDDILPNIGVRLEDSNEEVCKIKLVNKEELLKEKIHKKQMELERTLEKERRKAEAAAKEALRKIPPSEMFKLEKDKYSQFDSNGVPTHYIDGTEISKGQMKKLLKLQQAQEKRYNEYLASTNDA, translated from the exons ATGGCAAAGAGGTTACAACCATCTTGGATGCCACCAGAAAGAAAAAGCAGCTCGGTTCTTAAATTATACAACAGCTTAACTagggagaaagaaatatttgtccCTCAATTTGGAAATCATATATTATGGTATAGTTGTGGACCTACTGTTTATGATGCATCACATATGGGACATGCTAG ATCATATATATCTTTCGATATATTAAGACGTGTCTTATCTGATTATTTTGggtacgatattttatatgtgaTGAATATTACTGATATagatgataaaattataaagagagctagacaaaattatttatatgagAAATATATAGAAGAAAATCATACTCTTGATGAAATCCTGGATGATGCAAAATATGTAATGTGTATTTTTGAAGATACAGTGAAGAATACGAATGATAcagataaaaaatgtatgcTAGAGGCATTGTTGTGCAATGTGGAGAAAGCtattgaaaatttggaaaacgtaGTAAAGCTTaaagatgaagaaaaaatgaagGAATATCaagaa ttattattaaaagaagcACGAGATCCTTTGGCAGAATGGTtggataaaacgaaaggagCTACAATTACAGAACATTCCATTTTTACCAAATTATCACAACATTGGGAAATGGAATTTCACAAAGATATGGATtctttaaat atATTAAGGCCAAATGTTTTAACAAGAGTTAGTGAATACATACCTgaaattataacatttattgaaaaaattatagaaaatggaATTGCATATGAAAGTAATGGTTCTGTATATTTCGATGTTGCTACCTTTGATAAGCAGGATAAACATTATTATGCTAAACTCGTCCCAGAAGCATATGGTGATACATCGAGTTTGCAAGAAGGAGAag gaGATTTAAGTGGTTCAAAGGTATCTGAAAAAAAATCACCAACTGATTTTGCACTTTGGAAGTGTTCAAAGGAAGGAGAACCTTGGTGGGAAAGCCCTTGGGGTAAAGGACGACCAGGTTGGCATATAGAGTGTTCAGTTATGGCATCTATAATTTGTGGAGAAAGTTTAGATATTCATACTGGAGGGATAGATTTGAAGTTTCCCCATCATGATAATGAAATGGCACAAGCAGAagcatattataataattctaattgggttaaatattttcttcattctGGTCATTTGACCATAGCAGGATGCAAAATGTCAAAATcactaaaaaatttcattactatACAAGATGCATTAAAAAAGCACTCAGCAAGACAACTTAGGCTTGCATTTCTTTTGCATTCATGGAAAGATACATTAGATTACAGTGATGATACCATGCATATGGCCATTCAATATGAAAagtttttaaat GAATTCTtcttaaatgtaaaatgtaaaattagatCTTTGGGTTCAGAGacaaatattaatactttTACTAAATGGACTAAATCTGAAGtggaattaaatgaaaaattttatcatGCCAGGGACTTAGTACATAACGCATTATGTG ACAATATTGATACAAGGAGTGCACTTGATGCTGTTAGGGATcttgtgacgcattgcaatatttacatgaaagaaataaaacaaccAAATACACTATTACTTAGAGATGTTGCagtttatattacaaaaatgtttattatatttggaGTTATATCATCGCATGATAGTATTGGTTTTCCAGTTGACAACAATACCGCGAATTTAAAT GTTGAAGAAGTCGTTATGCCCTACCTTGAAATTTTGGCAAATTTCCGTGAGAAAGTAAGAAATCATGCTAAAGCTTTGAAAGCTAGTAGTATTCTTGAGGAATGTGATACATTACGTGAcgatattttaccaaatattGGAGTTCGTTTGGAAGATAGTAATGAAGaagtttgtaaaattaaattagtaaataaagaAGAACTATTAAAAGAGAAGATTCATAAGAAGCAAATGGAGTTGGAAAGGACGTtggagaaggaaagaagaaaagcggAAGCTGCAGCAAAGGAAGCGCTGAGAAAAATTCCTCCTTCTGAGATGTTTAAActagaaaaagataaatattctcAATTCGATAGCAAT GGTGTACCGACGCATTATATTGATGGTACAGAAATCAGTAAAGGACAGATGAAGAAGTTGCTGAAATTGCAGCAAGCCCAAGAGAAGAGATACAACGAATATCTTGCTTCTACCAATGATGCTTAA